A window of Fictibacillus halophilus contains these coding sequences:
- a CDS encoding DUF1292 domain-containing protein — protein sequence MAKEERERIVIPDENGDENLFEVLFKFDVDQTGKSYMVTIPVADSEDDDTDEVEVFPFRYEENGEEDDLALFPLESDEEWDMIEEMLNTFQDDEYETEN from the coding sequence ATGGCAAAAGAAGAACGCGAACGCATCGTTATTCCAGACGAGAACGGTGACGAAAATTTATTTGAAGTTTTATTTAAATTTGATGTAGACCAAACTGGAAAATCATACATGGTAACTATTCCTGTAGCTGATTCAGAAGATGATGATACGGATGAAGTTGAAGTTTTCCCTTTCCGTTATGAAGAAAATGGAGAAGAAGACGATCTTGCTCTATTCCCACTTGAGTCAGACGAAGAATGGGACATGATCGAAGAAATGCTAAACACATTTCAA
- the ruvX gene encoding Holliday junction resolvase RuvX: MTKTLGLDVGTKTIGVAVSDALGWTAQGVETIRRRPNKPKEDYARIQELIQLHDISKIVVGLPKNMNGTIGPSGEACQNFAKDIESLTGLSVILWDERLTTMAAERTLISADVSRKKRKQVIDKLAASIILQGYLDSQQ, translated from the coding sequence TTGACAAAAACACTCGGACTGGATGTTGGAACGAAGACGATTGGTGTTGCCGTCTCAGATGCACTGGGTTGGACAGCACAAGGAGTCGAAACGATACGACGCCGTCCTAATAAGCCAAAAGAAGACTATGCAAGGATCCAAGAGTTGATTCAGTTACATGATATCAGCAAAATCGTAGTAGGTCTTCCAAAGAACATGAATGGTACGATTGGTCCCAGCGGAGAAGCTTGTCAAAACTTTGCAAAAGATATTGAAAGTCTGACAGGTCTTTCGGTTATCCTATGGGATGAGAGGCTGACCACCATGGCAGCTGAAAGAACGTTGATTTCAGCTGACGTGAGCCGAAAGAAGCGAAAACAGGTGATCGATAAGCTGGCAGCTTCGATCATCCTTCAAGGTTACTTGGACAGCCAACAATAA
- a CDS encoding IreB family regulatory phosphoprotein, with amino-acid sequence MSSMDKTMKFNFNEDDAYKTNVETVLFSVYDALQDKGYNPINQIVGYLLSGDPAYIPRHNDARSMIRKLERDELIEELVKSYLSTQKEGSR; translated from the coding sequence GTGAGTTCAATGGACAAAACGATGAAGTTTAACTTCAACGAAGATGATGCTTATAAGACGAATGTTGAAACTGTTCTGTTTTCTGTTTATGACGCCCTGCAGGATAAAGGATACAATCCGATCAATCAGATTGTAGGTTATTTGCTCTCAGGAGATCCGGCTTATATACCTCGTCACAATGATGCGAGAAGCATGATTAGAAAACTGGAGCGAGATGAGCTTATTGAAGAGCTTGTAAAATCATATTTATCCACTCAAAAAGAAGGAAGTCGTTAA
- the alaS gene encoding alanine--tRNA ligase, translating to MKNLTSAQVRQMFLDFFQEKGHGVEPSASLVPHEDPTLLWINSGVATLKKYFDGRVIPENPRITNAQKSIRTNDIENVGITTRHHTFFEMLGNFSIGDYFKVEAILWAWEFLTSEKWIGFDPEKLSVTIHPEDDEAFDIWTKQIGLPEERIIRLEGNFWDIGEGPSGPNTEIFYDRGEAFGSDLSDPELYPGGENDRYLEVWNLVFSQFNHNPDGTYTPLPKKNIDTGMGLERMVCVIQDTKTNFETDLFMPIIKATEKLSDTSYGLSTETDTAFKVIADHVRTVSFAIGDSALPSNEGRGYILRRLIRRAIRFAKKININKPFMYELVPTVADIMVDFYPEVKEKVPFIQKVIKTEEERFHETINEGLAILEDVMAKEKEEGRNVISGKDAFKLYDTFGFPFELTQEYAAENGMDVDLEGFENEMKAQRERARAARQEVDSMQVQGGVLSDITVKSEFSGYDHLTGEAEILEVLQNGERVAMVASEEEAQVILDVTPFYAESGGQIADQGTITGKELLLKVKDVQKAPNGQNLHTVVVEKGVLENNMEVSVEVDPEIRAKVVKNHTATHLLHQALKDVLGTHVNQAGSLVQEGRLRFDFTHFGSISAEELEKIEEIVNEKVWGNIPVEKMVKNINEAKAMGAMALFGEKYGETVRVVKVGDYSLELCGGCHVNNTSEIGLFKIVSESGIGAGTRRIEAVTGENAYRLMNGQVQLLKDTAAKLKTNLKDVPQRIDALNEQIRELQKEKESLAAKIGNMEAGSLVDEVQTINGVSVIAKKVSGMDMNGLRSIVDDLKNKLQSGVVILGAENGGKVNIVAGVTKDLVTKGYHAGNLVKEVAVRCGGGGGGRPDMAQAGGKDPEKLQEGIDSAVEMIKTVS from the coding sequence ATGAAAAATTTGACTTCAGCTCAAGTTAGACAGATGTTCCTTGATTTTTTCCAAGAAAAAGGCCATGGTGTAGAACCTAGCGCTTCCTTAGTTCCGCATGAAGATCCTACTCTTTTATGGATCAACAGTGGTGTCGCAACACTTAAAAAATACTTTGACGGCCGCGTGATTCCTGAGAACCCTCGTATCACAAATGCACAAAAATCGATCCGTACGAACGATATCGAGAATGTTGGTATTACAACTAGGCACCACACGTTCTTCGAGATGCTAGGAAACTTTTCGATCGGTGATTACTTTAAAGTGGAAGCTATTCTTTGGGCATGGGAATTCTTAACGAGTGAAAAATGGATCGGCTTTGATCCTGAAAAACTTTCTGTGACGATCCACCCGGAAGACGATGAGGCGTTTGATATTTGGACAAAACAAATAGGATTACCTGAAGAGCGTATCATTCGATTGGAAGGAAACTTCTGGGATATCGGTGAGGGACCGAGCGGGCCTAACACAGAGATCTTCTATGACCGCGGTGAAGCTTTCGGCAGCGATCTATCTGACCCTGAACTATATCCCGGTGGAGAGAACGATAGATATCTTGAAGTATGGAACCTTGTGTTCTCTCAGTTCAACCATAATCCGGATGGCACATATACACCACTTCCTAAGAAGAACATCGATACAGGTATGGGACTCGAGAGAATGGTTTGTGTAATCCAAGACACAAAGACGAACTTTGAAACAGATCTATTCATGCCAATCATCAAAGCAACAGAAAAGCTTTCTGACACGTCTTATGGCTTAAGCACAGAGACAGACACTGCGTTTAAAGTAATCGCTGACCATGTTCGTACGGTAAGTTTTGCGATTGGTGACAGTGCTCTACCATCAAATGAAGGAAGAGGATATATTCTTCGACGTTTGATCAGAAGAGCGATTCGTTTTGCGAAAAAGATCAACATCAACAAGCCTTTCATGTATGAACTAGTACCAACTGTTGCAGACATCATGGTTGACTTCTACCCAGAAGTAAAAGAAAAAGTTCCGTTCATTCAAAAAGTTATCAAGACTGAAGAAGAGCGATTCCATGAAACGATCAACGAAGGTCTTGCCATCTTAGAAGATGTGATGGCAAAAGAAAAAGAAGAAGGAAGAAACGTTATTTCCGGAAAAGACGCATTCAAGCTCTACGATACGTTTGGTTTCCCATTTGAGCTCACTCAAGAATATGCAGCTGAAAACGGAATGGATGTAGATTTAGAAGGCTTTGAAAACGAGATGAAGGCTCAACGTGAACGTGCACGTGCGGCAAGACAAGAAGTAGACAGCATGCAAGTTCAAGGTGGAGTTCTTTCTGATATTACCGTGAAAAGTGAGTTCTCTGGTTATGACCACTTAACAGGAGAAGCGGAAATTTTAGAAGTACTACAAAACGGTGAACGAGTGGCGATGGTCGCTTCAGAAGAAGAAGCACAGGTCATTCTAGATGTGACACCATTTTACGCTGAAAGCGGTGGTCAGATCGCGGACCAAGGAACGATAACAGGTAAAGAGCTTTTACTTAAAGTAAAAGATGTTCAAAAAGCACCTAACGGACAAAACCTTCATACCGTAGTTGTTGAAAAAGGTGTTCTCGAAAACAATATGGAAGTTTCTGTTGAGGTTGACCCTGAAATTCGTGCAAAAGTAGTGAAGAACCATACAGCTACTCACCTTCTACACCAAGCATTAAAAGATGTGCTTGGAACGCACGTCAATCAGGCAGGATCTCTTGTACAAGAAGGTCGTTTGCGTTTTGACTTCACACACTTCGGAAGCATCTCAGCTGAAGAGCTTGAGAAGATCGAAGAGATCGTAAACGAAAAAGTATGGGGCAACATTCCTGTCGAAAAGATGGTTAAAAACATTAACGAAGCAAAAGCGATGGGAGCAATGGCACTGTTCGGAGAGAAGTACGGTGAAACAGTACGCGTTGTAAAAGTAGGAGACTACAGTCTTGAGCTTTGCGGTGGGTGTCATGTAAATAACACATCTGAGATCGGCTTGTTTAAGATCGTATCAGAATCAGGTATCGGTGCTGGAACACGCAGAATCGAAGCTGTTACGGGTGAGAACGCGTATCGCCTGATGAACGGTCAAGTACAGCTTTTAAAAGACACGGCAGCTAAGCTAAAAACAAATCTTAAGGACGTGCCACAGCGAATTGATGCATTAAACGAACAAATTCGTGAGTTGCAAAAAGAGAAAGAATCTCTTGCGGCTAAGATCGGAAATATGGAAGCAGGCAGCCTTGTTGATGAAGTTCAAACAATCAACGGTGTTTCTGTGATCGCTAAAAAAGTGAGCGGCATGGATATGAACGGATTGCGTTCAATCGTGGATGATTTAAAAAATAAACTTCAAAGCGGAGTAGTTATTCTTGGTGCTGAAAACGGTGGTAAAGTAAATATCGTAGCCGGAGTAACAAAAGATTTAGTGACAAAAGGCTATCATGCGGGTAACCTAGTAAAAGAAGTGGCTGTTCGTTGCGGCGGAGGCGGTGGAGGCCGTCCAGATATGGCACAAGCTGGTGGAAAAGATCCCGAAAAGCTGCAAGAAGGAATAGATTCTGCAGTTGAAATGATCAAAACCGTTTCCTAA
- a CDS encoding AI-2E family transporter, whose translation MTKDIRMKWVYRLSLSLLLFLCLFLLMKLYPLYEPLWSAIKGVFLPFFLAALITYLLHPVVEYVHEKGLPRFVAILSIYILFFGGLGFAAVKGFPYFVVQMKQLLVNVPVLAEDYKALLYQVDRGTSALPYSVHSKIENYIVKMESNAQDVLTNAIFSLRKIVDYFFVIIVVPFLVFYFLNDFEKLKKALWYLTPRKYRYEGKHLIKDIDQSLGGYIRGQLFVGAILGAAAMIALWVVGMPYPILLGLVIAITDIIPYFGPILGAIPVVLIALTISWKMVWITVGIMLVLQFIEGNILGPFIVGKNLHIHPVFIIFSLLLGGELAGVPGMILAVPIFSVIKVIIIHIREHRLQSSSD comes from the coding sequence ATGACAAAAGACATTCGAATGAAGTGGGTTTACCGGTTGAGCCTTTCTTTATTATTGTTTTTATGTTTGTTTCTTTTAATGAAACTTTACCCTCTTTACGAGCCATTATGGAGTGCGATAAAAGGGGTCTTTCTGCCTTTTTTTCTTGCTGCTCTTATTACATATCTACTCCATCCCGTCGTTGAATACGTCCATGAAAAGGGATTGCCTCGCTTTGTTGCGATCTTAAGTATATACATCCTTTTCTTTGGTGGTCTCGGGTTTGCGGCAGTAAAAGGGTTTCCTTATTTCGTCGTACAGATGAAGCAGCTGTTAGTCAACGTACCAGTACTTGCTGAGGATTATAAGGCACTATTGTACCAAGTGGACCGTGGAACATCTGCACTTCCGTATTCGGTTCATTCTAAAATAGAAAATTATATCGTTAAAATGGAAAGTAACGCACAGGATGTATTGACCAATGCGATCTTTTCATTAAGAAAAATTGTAGACTATTTCTTTGTTATCATCGTCGTACCTTTTTTAGTGTTTTATTTTTTAAACGATTTTGAAAAGCTGAAAAAAGCACTTTGGTACCTAACACCAAGAAAATACCGTTATGAAGGAAAGCACTTAATAAAAGATATCGATCAATCACTTGGAGGATACATTAGAGGACAGTTGTTTGTAGGTGCCATACTAGGAGCTGCGGCCATGATTGCTCTTTGGGTTGTTGGTATGCCTTATCCTATACTATTAGGACTCGTAATCGCCATAACGGACATCATTCCATACTTCGGTCCGATCTTAGGGGCGATCCCGGTCGTGTTGATCGCCTTAACTATATCTTGGAAGATGGTATGGATTACCGTCGGGATCATGTTAGTTCTGCAGTTTATAGAAGGCAACATCCTTGGTCCATTTATTGTCGGAAAGAACCTGCATATCCATCCAGTCTTTATTATTTTTTCATTATTGCTTGGCGGAGAATTGGCTGGTGTACCAGGAATGATTTTAGCTGTTCCGATTTTTAGTGTGATCAAGGTCATTATCATACACATCAGGGAACATCGACTTCAATCATCATCCGATTGA
- a CDS encoding DUF3918 domain-containing protein: MSRTMSSLFALGIGAATYAMRNKRMSRMSKMNYNLSDIGDLWTSRRVKKIRKKVAKAIY; the protein is encoded by the coding sequence ATGAGCAGGACGATGAGTTCTCTTTTCGCACTTGGTATTGGAGCGGCAACATATGCGATGAGAAATAAGAGGATGTCAAGAATGTCTAAGATGAACTATAATCTTTCAGATATTGGTGATCTTTGGACATCACGACGTGTTAAGAAAATCCGTAAAAAAGTCGCAAAAGCCATTTATTAA
- the recD2 gene encoding SF1B family DNA helicase RecD2: protein MAQQPSFHLEDEISEIKKYIKGTLISTVYHQAESLYTVARIRVKETNENYNEKEVMITGILPPLREDELYLFYGKFKDHPKYGKQYEVELFQKEMPQSKEAMIQYLSSDLFKGIGKKTAEHIVEVMGNDAITKLLESPEYISQIPKLTEDQAESLQKSLLQNRGLDQVMMAVQPYGIGPQLAMKIFQTYQDEAVKIIKEEPYRLIEDVSGIGFHRADEIAKGNGMQVNHPKRIQAACQFVLREQGTDLGHSYLPMDELLEGVRKLLADGKNTVDEMSIFREIQDMETEQRLIVKENVVYLPSLYFAERGFAQKMNQLLHSQKNDYHIEDAKLEAELSALEKRLNMKYAKSQKEAIKKALTSSLMVLTGGPGTGKTTVIKGIVELYSEIHGVSLNPDDYRGKKESFPVLLVAPTGRAAKRMTESTGIPAHTIHRLLGWKGGGTFEKNEDEQIDGKLLIVDEMSMVDIWLAHSLAKALPPHIQIIFVGDEDQLPSVGPGQVLKDLLQAQHVPQSSLVDIYRQAEGSSIIRLAHEMKNGNVPHDLLVPQSDRRFFACSGEQVFQAILQVCENAIKKGYSSRDIQVLAPMYKGPVGIDRLNMELQRLFNPEKQKQRQLQVANVFYRKGDKVLQLVNQPEDQVFNGDIGEIVAVIYARENTDKEDQIVISFDEIEVTYKRSEFHHFTHAFCCSIHKSQGSEYPIVILPILKSYYRMLKRNLLYTAITRSKEYLILCGEQEAFTWAVERSDETERYSGLTSRLQETILEKDLMNDTLLNETN, encoded by the coding sequence ATGGCACAGCAGCCTTCTTTTCATTTAGAAGATGAGATCTCAGAAATCAAAAAATATATAAAAGGTACGTTGATCTCTACTGTTTATCATCAGGCGGAGAGTCTTTACACAGTCGCTAGAATCAGGGTTAAAGAGACGAACGAAAATTACAACGAAAAAGAAGTTATGATCACAGGCATCCTCCCTCCGTTAAGAGAAGATGAGCTTTATTTGTTTTATGGAAAATTTAAAGATCATCCGAAATATGGTAAGCAATACGAAGTTGAACTGTTTCAAAAAGAGATGCCACAATCAAAAGAAGCTATGATTCAATATCTTTCGAGCGATCTATTTAAAGGGATTGGAAAGAAAACAGCCGAGCATATCGTAGAGGTTATGGGGAACGATGCGATCACAAAGCTTTTAGAATCACCGGAATACATCAGTCAGATTCCAAAACTGACAGAAGATCAAGCCGAAAGTTTGCAGAAATCCCTATTGCAGAATCGAGGATTAGATCAAGTAATGATGGCCGTGCAACCCTATGGGATCGGACCGCAGCTCGCGATGAAGATCTTTCAAACGTATCAGGATGAAGCGGTAAAAATCATTAAGGAAGAGCCGTATCGACTTATTGAGGATGTTTCAGGAATCGGATTTCACCGAGCTGATGAAATCGCAAAAGGCAATGGGATGCAAGTCAATCACCCAAAACGAATTCAAGCTGCCTGTCAGTTTGTGCTTCGTGAACAAGGTACAGACCTTGGACACTCGTATTTACCGATGGACGAACTGTTAGAAGGTGTTAGGAAACTTCTAGCAGATGGAAAGAATACTGTTGATGAGATGAGTATTTTTCGAGAGATTCAAGATATGGAGACGGAGCAACGATTGATCGTAAAAGAAAACGTGGTGTATCTGCCGTCTCTCTATTTCGCAGAGCGTGGATTTGCTCAAAAAATGAATCAGTTATTACATAGTCAAAAAAACGATTATCACATTGAAGATGCAAAATTGGAAGCTGAGCTATCAGCGCTTGAAAAAAGACTCAACATGAAATATGCGAAAAGTCAAAAAGAGGCGATTAAAAAGGCATTAACCTCTTCATTAATGGTGCTGACGGGTGGACCTGGAACAGGAAAAACTACCGTTATTAAAGGGATTGTTGAACTTTATAGTGAGATTCATGGTGTGAGTTTGAATCCTGATGATTACCGTGGAAAGAAAGAATCGTTTCCCGTTTTACTCGTTGCTCCAACAGGTCGAGCCGCAAAGCGTATGACTGAATCAACAGGGATACCGGCTCACACGATCCATCGCTTGTTAGGATGGAAGGGTGGCGGTACCTTTGAAAAAAATGAAGATGAACAGATTGATGGAAAACTTTTGATCGTCGATGAGATGTCGATGGTCGACATATGGCTTGCACATTCTTTAGCAAAAGCTTTGCCACCACATATTCAGATCATTTTTGTTGGGGATGAAGATCAGTTACCATCAGTAGGTCCTGGTCAAGTTTTAAAAGATCTATTACAGGCTCAGCATGTTCCACAATCTTCATTAGTGGATATCTATCGACAAGCAGAAGGATCGTCTATCATCCGATTAGCTCATGAGATGAAGAACGGAAATGTGCCGCATGATCTGCTCGTTCCCCAAAGCGACAGACGTTTTTTTGCGTGTTCAGGTGAACAAGTGTTTCAAGCTATCCTTCAAGTTTGTGAAAATGCCATAAAAAAAGGGTACAGTTCTAGAGATATTCAAGTGTTAGCTCCAATGTACAAAGGGCCGGTCGGAATTGATCGATTAAATATGGAACTTCAGCGTCTGTTTAACCCGGAAAAACAAAAACAGCGCCAGCTGCAGGTCGCGAATGTTTTCTATCGAAAAGGAGATAAAGTGCTTCAGCTCGTCAATCAACCCGAAGATCAGGTTTTCAACGGTGATATCGGTGAGATCGTGGCAGTTATCTATGCAAGAGAGAACACAGATAAAGAAGACCAGATCGTTATTAGTTTTGATGAGATTGAGGTTACGTATAAAAGAAGTGAATTTCATCATTTTACTCACGCTTTTTGCTGTTCGATCCATAAATCACAAGGCAGTGAGTATCCGATTGTCATCCTTCCGATCTTAAAGAGCTACTACCGAATGCTAAAACGGAATTTATTGTATACGGCAATAACAAGAAGTAAAGAATATCTGATTCTCTGTGGAGAACAAGAAGCATTTACTTGGGCTGTTGAACGTTCAGATGAAACAGAACGATACTCTGGTCTAACATCTCGTCTTCAAGAGACCATACTGGAAAAAGATTTAATGAATGATACCCTTCTAAACGAAACAAACTAG
- a CDS encoding tetratricopeptide repeat protein, with protein MEPSKGLEYLQKGKFEEAAKSLESMIEADPENPVHYINFGNLLSAVHEHEKAIQFFDKALSLDENAVAAFYGAGIACYHLEEFSKSAKLFQEAIKGGLQDSDTHFMTGMSFVSLGENKLAIPYLMRATELNDQDHEALFQFGLCQARTGDIESASTTFEQVVERDETHADAWYNLGVTYSYFDKNAEALEAFQKALDIQPDHYLAGNGKRNIESKNTNH; from the coding sequence ATGGAACCTTCAAAAGGTCTTGAATATTTACAAAAAGGAAAGTTTGAAGAAGCTGCAAAAAGTCTGGAATCCATGATTGAGGCAGATCCAGAAAATCCAGTGCATTATATTAATTTCGGAAATTTACTTTCTGCTGTTCATGAACACGAAAAAGCGATTCAATTTTTTGATAAAGCTCTATCACTTGACGAAAATGCTGTAGCCGCATTTTATGGTGCAGGTATTGCCTGCTACCATCTTGAAGAATTCTCTAAAAGCGCAAAACTTTTTCAAGAGGCCATCAAAGGCGGTCTGCAAGATAGTGACACTCATTTTATGACAGGAATGTCGTTCGTTTCACTCGGTGAGAACAAGCTTGCAATTCCTTACTTAATGAGAGCAACTGAGCTCAACGATCAAGATCATGAAGCATTGTTTCAATTCGGTCTCTGTCAGGCAAGAACAGGCGATATTGAGTCTGCATCAACAACGTTTGAACAAGTAGTTGAACGTGATGAAACACATGCGGATGCTTGGTACAACTTAGGCGTGACGTATAGTTATTTTGACAAAAACGCTGAAGCTCTTGAAGCCTTTCAAAAAGCGTTAGACATTCAGCCGGATCATTATTTAGCAGGGAATGGAAAACGAAATATCGAAAGTAAAAACACTAACCATTAA
- the mnmA gene encoding tRNA 2-thiouridine(34) synthase MnmA, whose product MQTELNKKAPQDTRVVIGMSGGVDSSVAALLLKEQGYDVIGIFMKNWDDTDENGVCTATEDYNDVIAVCNQIGIPYYAVNFEKEYWDKVFTYFLEEYKAGRTPNPDVMCNKEIKFKAFLEHAMNLGADYVATGHYARVAEIDGEVKMLRGVDENKDQTYFLNQLSQDQLRRVLFPIGELKKPEIRKIAEAAGLATAKKKDSTGICFIGERDFKEFLSQYLPAKPGEMQTFEGEVKGKHDGLMYHTIGQRHGLGIGGSGEPWFVVGKNLKDNILYVEQGFHNEKLYSDSLKAVKAGFVSDKPMPTTFKCTAKFRYRQPDMGVTVHVMEDETLHVVFDEAQRAITPGQAVVFYDGDVCLGGATIDTVYKNDEAITYL is encoded by the coding sequence GTGCAAACAGAATTAAACAAAAAGGCACCTCAAGATACACGAGTAGTTATTGGGATGAGCGGCGGTGTGGATTCTTCCGTTGCCGCACTTTTACTAAAAGAGCAAGGCTATGATGTAATCGGGATCTTCATGAAGAACTGGGATGATACCGATGAGAATGGCGTATGCACAGCAACAGAAGATTATAACGATGTGATTGCGGTCTGCAACCAGATCGGCATTCCATATTACGCAGTGAATTTTGAAAAAGAATACTGGGACAAAGTATTCACGTACTTTTTGGAAGAATATAAAGCAGGACGAACACCTAATCCTGATGTAATGTGCAACAAGGAGATCAAATTCAAAGCTTTCCTTGAGCACGCCATGAATTTAGGTGCGGATTATGTAGCAACTGGCCATTACGCACGTGTGGCTGAAATAGATGGAGAAGTTAAGATGCTTCGCGGAGTTGATGAAAATAAGGATCAAACGTATTTTCTTAACCAGCTCTCACAAGATCAATTACGTCGCGTATTGTTTCCGATCGGCGAGTTGAAGAAGCCTGAGATTCGTAAGATTGCGGAGGCAGCAGGACTCGCAACTGCAAAGAAAAAAGACTCTACGGGTATTTGCTTTATTGGAGAAAGAGACTTCAAAGAATTCTTAAGTCAGTATCTGCCTGCAAAGCCTGGTGAGATGCAAACGTTTGAAGGCGAAGTGAAGGGCAAGCATGATGGATTGATGTATCATACCATTGGGCAGCGTCACGGTCTTGGGATCGGTGGAAGCGGAGAACCTTGGTTTGTTGTCGGTAAGAACTTAAAAGACAATATATTGTATGTTGAACAAGGGTTTCACAATGAAAAGCTTTATTCTGACAGTTTAAAAGCGGTAAAGGCAGGGTTTGTTTCGGATAAGCCGATGCCTACTACTTTTAAATGTACAGCGAAATTCAGATACCGTCAGCCAGACATGGGTGTAACTGTTCATGTGATGGAGGATGAAACGCTTCATGTGGTCTTTGATGAAGCACAGCGTGCTATTACTCCAGGACAAGCAGTCGTTTTTTACGACGGAGATGTATGCTTAGGTGGAGCAACGATCGACACGGTATACAAAAACGACGAGGCGATCACTTATCTATAA
- a CDS encoding cysteine desulfurase family protein, translated as MKNVYLDHAATSPVHPEVIEEMIPFLTEHFGNPSSIHQYGRQTRKALDDARTMIATSIGASRNEIIFTSGGTESDNLAILGTVSPLENKGKHVITTEVEHHAVLHTCHELEKRGYDVTYLSVDDEGRISLDELKSSLREDTILVSIMYCNNETGTTQDIKEIGSLLKEKEILFHTDAVQAYGLISIDVNELNIDLLSASGHKINSPKGTGFLYVKEGVPFLPQGFGGEQERKRRAGTENVAGIAALRKAASIAEKEREERFNQYTTFRDTMKRIWQEEEVSFIENGSPDHFLPHILNVSFLGVKTEVLLVNLDLAGIAASSGSACTAGSHEPSHVLKAMFGEDERTKSSVRFSFGLGNKLEDIEFAAHETAKIVKRLAK; from the coding sequence ATGAAAAACGTTTATTTAGATCACGCTGCAACTTCTCCTGTTCATCCTGAAGTCATAGAAGAAATGATTCCTTTTCTAACTGAACATTTTGGGAATCCCTCTAGCATTCATCAATATGGTAGGCAAACTCGTAAAGCTCTTGATGATGCGAGAACCATGATTGCAACTTCTATCGGTGCTTCACGTAATGAAATCATTTTTACAAGCGGCGGTACAGAAAGTGATAACCTTGCTATTCTAGGTACAGTCTCTCCTCTAGAGAACAAAGGGAAGCATGTTATTACGACTGAAGTAGAACATCATGCTGTACTTCATACATGTCATGAGCTTGAAAAAAGAGGGTATGATGTAACATACTTGTCCGTTGATGATGAAGGTAGGATTTCATTAGATGAACTAAAAAGTTCTCTAAGAGAAGATACGATTCTCGTTTCAATTATGTATTGCAACAATGAAACAGGGACAACACAAGACATAAAAGAGATCGGAAGTCTTTTGAAGGAAAAAGAGATCTTGTTTCATACCGATGCGGTGCAAGCTTATGGCTTGATCTCGATTGATGTGAATGAACTGAACATTGATCTGTTAAGTGCTTCTGGTCATAAGATCAATAGCCCAAAAGGAACAGGATTTCTATATGTAAAAGAAGGCGTACCTTTTCTTCCTCAAGGCTTTGGCGGCGAGCAAGAGCGTAAGCGCCGTGCTGGAACGGAGAATGTAGCAGGAATCGCTGCATTACGAAAAGCGGCATCTATCGCAGAAAAAGAAAGAGAAGAACGTTTTAATCAATACACAACTTTTAGAGATACGATGAAAAGAATATGGCAAGAAGAAGAGGTATCTTTCATAGAGAATGGAAGTCCTGATCATTTTCTTCCTCACATTCTTAACGTAAGTTTTCTTGGTGTGAAGACCGAAGTGCTTTTAGTCAATCTAGATCTTGCTGGTATCGCAGCTTCTAGCGGATCAGCTTGTACCGCAGGCTCACACGAACCTTCGCATGTTCTAAAAGCTATGTTTGGTGAAGATGAAAGGACAAAATCATCTGTTCGTTTTAGCTTCGGTCTAGGAAATAAATTAGAAGATATTGAATTTGCTGCTCATGAGACAGCAAAAATCGTGAAACGTTTAGCAAAATAA
- the cymR gene encoding cysteine metabolism transcriptional regulator CymR: protein MKISTKGRYGLTIMMALAKRSGEGPIALKLIAKEYSLSEHYLEQLIAPLRNAGLVKSIRGAYGGYMLAKEASTITAGDIIRVLEGPISPVEVLDDEEPAKRNLWIKIRDAVKDVLDSTTLEDLANYEDEGAQDAYMFYI from the coding sequence ATGAAGATATCAACAAAAGGTCGGTACGGATTAACCATCATGATGGCATTAGCAAAGAGATCCGGTGAAGGTCCGATCGCATTGAAACTAATCGCAAAAGAATATAGTCTATCTGAACATTATTTAGAGCAGCTTATCGCCCCGCTAAGAAATGCAGGACTCGTTAAGAGTATTCGCGGTGCGTATGGTGGTTACATGCTGGCTAAAGAAGCATCCACGATTACTGCTGGTGATATCATCCGTGTGCTTGAAGGACCGATCTCTCCCGTTGAAGTTTTGGATGACGAAGAGCCTGCGAAAAGAAATCTTTGGATTAAAATCAGAGATGCTGTAAAAGATGTGCTAGATTCAACAACACTTGAAGATTTGGCAAACTATGAAGATGAGGGCGCACAGGACGCTTACATGTTTTATATATAG